The DNA window GCGGATTCCGAGCCGCCTGGACTCCGCCTGTAGGATCATGACCCTGTCCTTGTCCGCCATCTCGGAGGTGAGCGAGGCGGCCAGGAACTCGGCCGGGTAGTGGCGCTTCAACCATGCCGTCTGGTAGGCGACGAGCGCGTAGCCGGCGCTGTGGCTCTTGTTGAATCCATAGCCGGCGAAGTGCGCCATCAGATCGAAGACCCGCCGGGCGCACTCGCCCTTCACTCCGCGCCCGACCGCGCGCTCCACAAAGATCGCGCGCTGCTCGTCCATGATCTCCTGCTTCTTCTTGCCCATCGCGCGCCTGAGGAGATCCGCCTCTCCCAGGGAATAGCCGGCCAGGGCGCTCGCGATCTGGAGCACCTGCTCCTGGTAGACGATCACGCCGTAGGTTTCCTTGAGGATCGGCTCGAGCGACGAGTGCTCGTATCGGATCTGCTTCGCCCCATGCTTGCGCTGGATGAAGTCGTCGATCATGCCGCTGCCGAGGGGGCCGGGGCGATAGAGGGCGTTCATCGCGATCAGATCCTCGAGACAGTGGGGCTTCAGCTTGCGCAGGTAGTCGGTCATCCCGGAGGACTCGAACTGGAAGATCCCCACCGTCTCCCCGCCCGCGAAGAGACCGTAGACCGCGGAATCGTCCAGAGGGATCGAATCGAGATCGATCCGAACGCCGTGGTTCGCGCGGATCCCCTCAAGGCAGTCCTGCAAAACCGTCAGCGTTCTCAGACCCAGGAAGTCGATCTTGAGCAGACCGATCGCCTCGCAGGCGACCATGTCCCATTGCGTCGTCACCTCTCCCTCGGAGGAGCGATAGAGGGGCACCGTTTCCACCAGGGGCGTCGGGCTGATCACGACGCCGGCGGCGTGCGTCGACGCGTGTCGCGTGAGACCTTCCAGAACCCTTCCGGTGTCGACGAGCTCGCGAACACGCTCATCCGCGTCGTAGCGCTCCTTGAGTTCCGGGCTCTGCTCCAGGGCCTTTTCCAGCGTGATGTGAGGCGCCTGGGGGACCATCTTCGCGATCCGGTCGACCTCCCCGTAAGGGACGCCCATCACCCTCCCCACGTCCCGGACGACGGCGCGCGCCGCCATCGTGCCGAAGGTGATGATCTGCGTCACGTTCTCCGCCCCGTACTTGTCGATCACATAGCGAATCACCGAAGCTCGCCCTCGGTCCGAGAAGTCGACGTCGATGTCGGGCATGCTGATCCTCTCGGGATTCAGGAATCGCTCGAAGATCAGGTTGTAACGGATCGGATCGATGTTGGTGACGCCGAGGCAGTATGCGACGAGGCTCCCGGCCGCCGATCCGCGCCCGGGCCCCACTGGGATCCCCTCCTCGCGGGCGCGGTTGATGAAGTCCTGGACGATCAGGAAGTAGCCGGCGTAGTCCATCGCGTGGATGACGTCCAGCTCGTAGCGAAGCCGCGCCCTCAGCTCCTCGCCTGGAGCCGGGAAACGCCGAAGAAGCCCCTCCTCGCAGATGGCGTCGAGGTAGTGGTTCAGCGATGCGTAGGCGGGCGGACAGGGCAGATGGGGAAGGCGCAGCTTGCCGAACTCGAGCGAGACATCGCACTTCTCCGCGATGCGGATCGTGTTCTCCAGCGCCTCCGGCACTTCCCCGAAGAGCCGTTCCATCTCCTCCGCGCTCTTGAAGTACATCTGGTCGGACTCGAAGCGAAGCCGGTTCGCGTCCGAGCGCATCTTCCCCGTCTGGATGCACAGGAGGACATCCTGGGCGGCGGAGTGCCTGCCGAAGAGATAATGGCAGTCGTTGGAGGCGACCAGGGGGAAGCCTCCCTCCCTCGCGAGATCGATCAGCCTCCGCGTGGCGATCTTCTCTTCCGGCAGTCCGTGATCCTGCAGCTCGATGTAGAACTCGTCGAGCACTTCACGGTAGTAGCGAGCCGCCTCGAGGGCCGTCTCGTACTTCTCGCCCCGCACGAGGCAGTTCACCTCGCCATGAAGGCAGGCCGAGAGGCCGATCAGCCCCTCCCCGTGCCGGCTGAGGATCTCCCTGTCGATGCGGGGCCGCTGATAGAGCCCTTCGAGGAAGGCTCGGCTCGAGAGTTCCAGCAGATTCCGATAGCCTGTCTGGTTCCTCGCGAGGAGAATCAGATGGTAGTTGTTCCTCTCCCCTCGATGCGGAGTGCGATCGTGGCGCGATCCGGGAGTGATGTAGGTCTCGATCCCGAGAACGGGGCGCACTCCCTGGGAGACCGCCTCTCTGTAGAACTCGATCAGACCGTGGAGGTTTCCATGATCGGTGAGCGCAAGCGCCGGCATTCCAAGCTCCCGGCAGCGCCCGACCATCTCCGAGATGCGGCATGCTCCGTCCAACAGGCTATACTGGCTGTGGTTATGAAGGTGGACGAAGGTCCGGTCCAAGCTCTCTCCCCCCGATGCGCCCCGGGACTTGAGGATGTTCCACGGCGCGGTCGCCAAAGTAGCACAGGATGGGAGCCTCTACAAGAAGAGTCGCTGCGCCCGTGCATGTTGACAGCCGAGGGAACGGTTCCTACACTGCCACTCCACGGAGGTCTGCTCCGATCCGGAGACATGCTTTGAAAGAGAACGACACGACAGCGCGCGGGCCCGTGAAGACGACGTCGCCTCTGGCGCGATCCCTGATCTGCCTCCTGCTCCTTTCGGTCCTGCTGTCGATCTCGGCCTCGCCGGAGTGCGCCTGGGCAGGCGGCGCGGACTCCAAGATGAAGGCGATCACGAAGACGACTCTCTACGGAGCCCTTCTTGG is part of the Candidatus Eisenbacteria bacterium genome and encodes:
- the dnaE gene encoding DNA polymerase III subunit alpha; amino-acid sequence: MATAPWNILKSRGASGGESLDRTFVHLHNHSQYSLLDGACRISEMVGRCRELGMPALALTDHGNLHGLIEFYREAVSQGVRPVLGIETYITPGSRHDRTPHRGERNNYHLILLARNQTGYRNLLELSSRAFLEGLYQRPRIDREILSRHGEGLIGLSACLHGEVNCLVRGEKYETALEAARYYREVLDEFYIELQDHGLPEEKIATRRLIDLAREGGFPLVASNDCHYLFGRHSAAQDVLLCIQTGKMRSDANRLRFESDQMYFKSAEEMERLFGEVPEALENTIRIAEKCDVSLEFGKLRLPHLPCPPAYASLNHYLDAICEEGLLRRFPAPGEELRARLRYELDVIHAMDYAGYFLIVQDFINRAREEGIPVGPGRGSAAGSLVAYCLGVTNIDPIRYNLIFERFLNPERISMPDIDVDFSDRGRASVIRYVIDKYGAENVTQIITFGTMAARAVVRDVGRVMGVPYGEVDRIAKMVPQAPHITLEKALEQSPELKERYDADERVRELVDTGRVLEGLTRHASTHAAGVVISPTPLVETVPLYRSSEGEVTTQWDMVACEAIGLLKIDFLGLRTLTVLQDCLEGIRANHGVRIDLDSIPLDDSAVYGLFAGGETVGIFQFESSGMTDYLRKLKPHCLEDLIAMNALYRPGPLGSGMIDDFIQRKHGAKQIRYEHSSLEPILKETYGVIVYQEQVLQIASALAGYSLGEADLLRRAMGKKKQEIMDEQRAIFVERAVGRGVKGECARRVFDLMAHFAGYGFNKSHSAGYALVAYQTAWLKRHYPAEFLAASLTSEMADKDRVMILQAESRRLGIR